Proteins encoded within one genomic window of Arachis ipaensis cultivar K30076 chromosome B08, Araip1.1, whole genome shotgun sequence:
- the LOC107613268 gene encoding probable inactive shikimate kinase like 1, chloroplastic isoform X1, with the protein MEKASNSLVTHMNTTLSLPLHSHLLSAVSSHQTFSHHAHKSCLPLRASPPFLYYSTRGPPSLNCANPDATGSKVGAVDSSLAVKKQAADVSPELKGTSIFLVGMQNSLKTSLGKMLADMLRYYYFDSDSLVEEAVGGAPAAKSFREKDEMALHESETEVLKQLSSMGRLVVCAGNGAVQSSTNLALLRHGISLWIDVPLDIMARDVCEASSSGSYPEVTDQLAALYNKYRDGYATADAIISVQKVASRLGCDNFDDITIEEMTLEALREIQKLTRVKKMLEEAARPF; encoded by the exons ATGGAGAAGGCTAGCAACAGTCTTGTTACCCACATGAACACCACACTCTCTTTACCACTTCATTCTCATCTTTTATCAGCAGTTTCTTCTCACCAAACCTTCTCACATCACGCCCACAAAAGCTGCCTCCCACTTCGAGCTTCGCCTCCTTTTCTTTATTATTCCACCCGCGGCCCACCTTCCCTCAATTGCGCAAATCCCGATG CTACAGGGAGTAAGGTGGGTGCTGTGGATTCATCTCTTGCAGTGAAG AAACAAGCAGCAGATGTATCCCCCGAGCTAAAAGGGACTTCTATTTTTCTGGTTG GCATGCAAAATTCCCTGAAAACCAGTTTAGGAAAGATGCTAGCTGATATGTTACGATATTATTATTTTGACAG TGATAGTTTGGTTGAAGAAGCTGTTGGTGGTGCACCTGCTGCAAAATCCTTTAGAGAGAAAGATGAAATGGCCTTACATGAATCTGAG ACTGAAGTGTTGAAGCAATTGTCATCTATGGGCCGACTAGTAGTTTGTGCTGGCAACGGTGCAGTTCAAAGTTCAACTAATCT GGCACTTCTGAGACACGGGATTTCCTTGTGGATAGATGTTCCGCTAGACATCATGGCTAGGGATGTATGTGAAGCATCATCATCAGGATCTTACCCTGAG GTAACAGATCAACTAGCTGCACTATACAACAAATACAGGGATGGATATGCTACAGCTGATGCAATTATTTCAGTTCAAA AAGTTGCTTCTAGGTTGGGGTGTGATAATTTTGATGACATTACAATCGAAGAGATGACATTAGAG GCGCTAAGGGAGATCCAGAAGTTGACTAGAGTGAAGAAGATGCTGGAAGAAGCTGCAAGACCGTTCTAA
- the LOC107613268 gene encoding probable inactive shikimate kinase like 1, chloroplastic isoform X2 has product MEKASNSLVTHMNTTLSLPLHSHLLSAVSSHQTFSHHAHKSCLPLRASPPFLYYSTRGPPSLNCANPDGSKVGAVDSSLAVKKQAADVSPELKGTSIFLVGMQNSLKTSLGKMLADMLRYYYFDSDSLVEEAVGGAPAAKSFREKDEMALHESETEVLKQLSSMGRLVVCAGNGAVQSSTNLALLRHGISLWIDVPLDIMARDVCEASSSGSYPEVTDQLAALYNKYRDGYATADAIISVQKVASRLGCDNFDDITIEEMTLEALREIQKLTRVKKMLEEAARPF; this is encoded by the exons ATGGAGAAGGCTAGCAACAGTCTTGTTACCCACATGAACACCACACTCTCTTTACCACTTCATTCTCATCTTTTATCAGCAGTTTCTTCTCACCAAACCTTCTCACATCACGCCCACAAAAGCTGCCTCCCACTTCGAGCTTCGCCTCCTTTTCTTTATTATTCCACCCGCGGCCCACCTTCCCTCAATTGCGCAAATCCCGATG GGAGTAAGGTGGGTGCTGTGGATTCATCTCTTGCAGTGAAG AAACAAGCAGCAGATGTATCCCCCGAGCTAAAAGGGACTTCTATTTTTCTGGTTG GCATGCAAAATTCCCTGAAAACCAGTTTAGGAAAGATGCTAGCTGATATGTTACGATATTATTATTTTGACAG TGATAGTTTGGTTGAAGAAGCTGTTGGTGGTGCACCTGCTGCAAAATCCTTTAGAGAGAAAGATGAAATGGCCTTACATGAATCTGAG ACTGAAGTGTTGAAGCAATTGTCATCTATGGGCCGACTAGTAGTTTGTGCTGGCAACGGTGCAGTTCAAAGTTCAACTAATCT GGCACTTCTGAGACACGGGATTTCCTTGTGGATAGATGTTCCGCTAGACATCATGGCTAGGGATGTATGTGAAGCATCATCATCAGGATCTTACCCTGAG GTAACAGATCAACTAGCTGCACTATACAACAAATACAGGGATGGATATGCTACAGCTGATGCAATTATTTCAGTTCAAA AAGTTGCTTCTAGGTTGGGGTGTGATAATTTTGATGACATTACAATCGAAGAGATGACATTAGAG GCGCTAAGGGAGATCCAGAAGTTGACTAGAGTGAAGAAGATGCTGGAAGAAGCTGCAAGACCGTTCTAA
- the LOC107613268 gene encoding probable inactive shikimate kinase like 1, chloroplastic isoform X3 produces the protein MEKASNSLVTHMNTTLSLPLHSHLLSAVSSHQTFSHHAHKSCLPLRASPPFLYYSTRGPPSLNCANPDETSSRCIPRAKRDFYFSGMQNSLKTSLGKMLADMLRYYYFDSDSLVEEAVGGAPAAKSFREKDEMALHESETEVLKQLSSMGRLVVCAGNGAVQSSTNLALLRHGISLWIDVPLDIMARDVCEASSSGSYPEVTDQLAALYNKYRDGYATADAIISVQKVASRLGCDNFDDITIEEMTLEALREIQKLTRVKKMLEEAARPF, from the exons ATGGAGAAGGCTAGCAACAGTCTTGTTACCCACATGAACACCACACTCTCTTTACCACTTCATTCTCATCTTTTATCAGCAGTTTCTTCTCACCAAACCTTCTCACATCACGCCCACAAAAGCTGCCTCCCACTTCGAGCTTCGCCTCCTTTTCTTTATTATTCCACCCGCGGCCCACCTTCCCTCAATTGCGCAAATCCCGATG AAACAAGCAGCAGATGTATCCCCCGAGCTAAAAGGGACTTCTATTTTTCTG GCATGCAAAATTCCCTGAAAACCAGTTTAGGAAAGATGCTAGCTGATATGTTACGATATTATTATTTTGACAG TGATAGTTTGGTTGAAGAAGCTGTTGGTGGTGCACCTGCTGCAAAATCCTTTAGAGAGAAAGATGAAATGGCCTTACATGAATCTGAG ACTGAAGTGTTGAAGCAATTGTCATCTATGGGCCGACTAGTAGTTTGTGCTGGCAACGGTGCAGTTCAAAGTTCAACTAATCT GGCACTTCTGAGACACGGGATTTCCTTGTGGATAGATGTTCCGCTAGACATCATGGCTAGGGATGTATGTGAAGCATCATCATCAGGATCTTACCCTGAG GTAACAGATCAACTAGCTGCACTATACAACAAATACAGGGATGGATATGCTACAGCTGATGCAATTATTTCAGTTCAAA AAGTTGCTTCTAGGTTGGGGTGTGATAATTTTGATGACATTACAATCGAAGAGATGACATTAGAG GCGCTAAGGGAGATCCAGAAGTTGACTAGAGTGAAGAAGATGCTGGAAGAAGCTGCAAGACCGTTCTAA
- the LOC107613269 gene encoding uncharacterized protein LOC107613269 isoform X3 encodes MQLTLAVIPPIEILLQTLHPQPVSLSSVSSHDARRSPPTATSQPLTTTSHSLSPSSPLVEVMVTLTAAGSASSRRSLFASEPLRVGASPCLRRSSRLRQSSRVNLQSSLFFVGLHVFSVSQL; translated from the exons atgCAATTAACCCTAGCCGTCATTCCCCCAATTGAAATCTTGCTTCAGACTCTTCACCCTCAGCCAGTCAGCCTCTCCTCTGTGTCCTCTCATGACGCACGCCGCTCACCGCCGACCGCCACCTCCCAGCCCCTCACCACCACCTCCCACTCCCTCAGTCCCTCATCGCCACTTGTCGAGGTCATGGTCACGCTCACCGCAGCAGGGAGTGCGTCTTCGCGTCGAAGCCTCTTTGCGTCGGAGCCTCTTCGCGTTGGAGCCTCGCCGTGTCTTCGCCGGTCGTCGCGTCTTCGCCAGTCGTCGCGGGTAAATCTCCAGTCTTCACTGTTCTTCGTTGGTCTACACGTCTTCTCCGTCAG tcagCTCTAG
- the LOC107613269 gene encoding uncharacterized protein LOC107613269 isoform X1: MQLTLAVIPPIEILLQTLHPQPVSLSSVSSHDARRSPPTATSQPLTTTSHSLSPSSPLVEVMVTLTAAGSASSRRSLFASEPLRVGASPCLRRSSRLRQSSRVNLQSSLFFVGLHVFSVSVTVALLSKTEEIGVH; encoded by the exons atgCAATTAACCCTAGCCGTCATTCCCCCAATTGAAATCTTGCTTCAGACTCTTCACCCTCAGCCAGTCAGCCTCTCCTCTGTGTCCTCTCATGACGCACGCCGCTCACCGCCGACCGCCACCTCCCAGCCCCTCACCACCACCTCCCACTCCCTCAGTCCCTCATCGCCACTTGTCGAGGTCATGGTCACGCTCACCGCAGCAGGGAGTGCGTCTTCGCGTCGAAGCCTCTTTGCGTCGGAGCCTCTTCGCGTTGGAGCCTCGCCGTGTCTTCGCCGGTCGTCGCGTCTTCGCCAGTCGTCGCGGGTAAATCTCCAGTCTTCACTGTTCTTCGTTGGTCTACACGTCTTCTCCGTCAG TGTTACAGTAGCATTGTTATCTAAAACGGAAGAAATTGGAGTGCATTGA
- the LOC107613269 gene encoding uncharacterized protein LOC107613269 isoform X2, whose product MQLTLAVIPPIEILLQTLHPQPVSLSSVSSHDARRSPPTATSQPLTTTSHSLSPSSPLVEVMVTLTAAGSASSRRSLFASEPLRVGASPCLRRSSRLRQSSRVNLQSSLFFVGLHVFSVSYTIAVLQ is encoded by the exons atgCAATTAACCCTAGCCGTCATTCCCCCAATTGAAATCTTGCTTCAGACTCTTCACCCTCAGCCAGTCAGCCTCTCCTCTGTGTCCTCTCATGACGCACGCCGCTCACCGCCGACCGCCACCTCCCAGCCCCTCACCACCACCTCCCACTCCCTCAGTCCCTCATCGCCACTTGTCGAGGTCATGGTCACGCTCACCGCAGCAGGGAGTGCGTCTTCGCGTCGAAGCCTCTTTGCGTCGGAGCCTCTTCGCGTTGGAGCCTCGCCGTGTCTTCGCCGGTCGTCGCGTCTTCGCCAGTCGTCGCGGGTAAATCTCCAGTCTTCACTGTTCTTCGTTGGTCTACACGTCTTCTCCGTCAG TTACACAATAGCAGTGTTACAGTAG